A single Choristoneura fumiferana chromosome 9, NRCan_CFum_1, whole genome shotgun sequence DNA region contains:
- the LOC141430756 gene encoding uncharacterized protein, translating to MVFKVFLLMVFITTVSSATTKEEDFFVHNHSDDYEDYEYDDKPRDIQTDKPTVIKTDKAKPSYEVTENVDDIPNPVINNGPIVANFTIKLPLNNATFQNNSNVSIDKNNRNDKDDFDNFFNGIINEFDGENPHDNKNKYLKKNSISIFHVNAEFDNDKETKPTIQNIHVNQRPSFGIFNVKDHVDRFRDSIANHIHKLHDNEVYNDVNGGFVVPNIVAGPLSFLSKLQKKGSAVASKLHDVIFGRLDDY from the exons ATGGTTTTTAAAGTGTTTCTGTTAATG gtgttCATAACTACAGTATCATCAGCAACTACAAAAGAAGAAGATTTCTTCGTCCACAATCACTCCGATGACTATGAAGACTACGAATACGATGACAAACCCagagacatacagacagacaaacctACAGTCATTAAAACAGATAAAGCTAAACCAAGTTATGAAGTAACTGAAAATGTAGATGATATTCCTAATCCAGTGATAAATAACGGCCCTATTGTAGCAAATTTTACTATAAAACTACCTTTAAATAATGCTACTTTTCAAAATAACAGTAATGTATCTATTGACAAAAACAACCGCAATGATAAGGATGACTTCGACAATTTTTTCAATGGTATCATTAATGAATTCGATGGTGAAAATCCGCatgacaacaaaaataaatatcttaaaaagaATTCTATAAGTATTTTTCATGTTAATGCAGAATTTGATAATGACAAAGAAACCAAACCTactatacaaaatattcatGTCAATCAACGGCCTAGTTTtggtatttttaatgttaaagaTCATGTAGATCGGTTTAGAGATAGCATTGCGAATCATATACATAAATTACATGATAACGAAGTATATAATGATGTAAATGGTGGATTTGTTGTGCCTAACATAGTTGCAGGTCCTTTGTCCTTTTTAAGTAAATTACAGAAGAAAGGCTCCGCTGTTGCTAGCAAATTACATGACGTCATTTTTGGTCGCCTTGATGATTATTAA